A window of Colletes latitarsis isolate SP2378_abdomen chromosome 11, iyColLati1, whole genome shotgun sequence genomic DNA:
AAAAGAATAGACGTGATCGGTAAACCAACGAGAATCGCGCCGCAAGTATGCCAAGGATACCATTGCGAAAAGAATTTAAATACTTGTTGTATAAACGTTGCGTGAACCATGTTCGGATATAAAAGTTGACGAACGCAAAGCGACACGGCTATAATTTGGATTGTAATAGCACACACGGAGAAGATTATATAGTATAATGTCGGCTCGCAAAGTAAAAAAAGTGAAACCGTAACGGCAGTGTATACCAACGCCGATATTAAAATATCAAAATACGTATTGAACCTCGAAGTAGCTAAAGTAGGTGGGTTACCGCTGATACACTCGCTGACCTTATGAGCATTCTCTCTGTATTCCTTTTCCATTTCTTTGTTCTTGAAGAAAAGAGTCACGCTTGATAGTGGCGGTTTCACGAAGTACGAGCGTTGAGAACTTACGTTATCTTGAACACACCTTCGAGGAAAATAAAAATCGTATGAAATTACGCGCCACATTCTTTAAAATGCATAAAACGTAGTTACGTTTGATTTATTCACCTGATTAATTGTAGATCAGATTGTTTTCTTAACTTATGAAAACATGCACCAAAAGTATCCGTGACTGCTGGGGGAAACGGATAGGGAGGTATTGAAGACGACGGCTCGTGAATAGAGTTCAACGTCGAACTAGAAGTATAATAGCCACTCACTCTGTGCGCTAATAAGTCTCCTTGAGCCATACCATTCATCAAAAATAACTAAAACGTGAAAATAAACTGCAGGAGGAAAAGACGTATGCCGACATTGTAGGTGAATGAAATTTTAACGGTAAGATAGCCTTGTAATGTGACCGTATCATGTTTCTTGCAATACCTGCTGCTGTATACTGCTACGTCTGCTGTTACTTCTGATTCCAGAATCTTTTCTACTGCACATAGAAGAGGCACGACTGAGTGGCTCTTGACCAGACAATAAAGGACTAGAAGGTATAGGGTTTGGATCCATTTCTATGTCGTTTTGGGACGTATTCTACAATTAAATACAACTTATATACAAATGAGACAATACGGTTGAATGTTAAAACGAGAATTTTCTATCGACGTGATTGACCTGCCTAAATCCATTGCGATCTTCAAACGATTGAAATTCAGTTTTCGATCGTTCGATAATAATTGCTTTGGCTTGTTCCATTTCAAGCGGAGTCATTTCTTCAGTGGTTCGTTGTCGTTGCAAGTATTTCCACGGCTTGTTCCTCAATTTTTTCTTTCCATAACTAGCAACAGATATCGGACTTTTATTCACATTTTCTTTTCCATCTGCAGTGTCAGTATCTCCATTTTCTGAGTCTAAAATACTCGGCAGAGAGTTTGCTTTCATTCTATAATTACTTGCATTAGTGACCATGTGAAGATAATGATATTTCGACTTAGATTGACTATTGCAAGAGGCCAAACGGTGACGCGACTGCATTAGAGGCGATATACTTTTTGGAGATGTTATATTTGCTATGAATTGGTTGGCGAAATCCGATTTTCGACCTTTGATGAAATAAGTCTTAATACCTGACatagaaaaataatatataacGAATATTCTTTTATTATATTTCATTATAATTGAATGTACACAATTTACATACCATTTATCAGATCCCCTTCTTCTGTAATATACTGATCATTGAGAAAACTCAACGTATTTTCACTTAAATGAACTCTTCCTGGTTTCCCTGTACTTTCTAATTTATTTGCCAGTGTCACGTCATTAGACCATACATCAAATTTAAATCTTTTAGTACCTACAATTCCACAGAGAACAGTTCCAGTGTGTACTCCAACTCGCATATTAACACCCTCTCTTCTTTCAATATCAAACTGTTTTATAGCTTCTATCATAGCTGAACACATATAGATTACTTTTTATTTGTATGCCACCTTTTTACAACAtaacgattaaaaaaaaaaaggataaaTTACCTAATCCCATTTCAATACAACATTTTGCATGATCTGATCTTGGCTCTGGACATCCACTTACACAATAATAACAATCTCCCAATGTGGAAATTTTTTCACATCCGTGATGTTCACATAAATCATCGAATCTTTCGAAAAGATCATTTAAAATGCCTACCAATTCTTCTGCAGTCTTATTTGAACTCATTCGTGTAAACCCAACAATATCGGCAAATAGAATACTAACGTTATCCATTGAATGCATATTGAATGGCCGAAATAGTGAACGTATATCTGTATTATTGGATGGTATTGATCCTTTTTTTAAAGAATCTTCACGCTCCCTTTCACGCTCACTTTCTTCCATTAACCAGTCAGCAACTTTGGGTGGCATCACCGAATGAATCATTTTTTCTTTAAGTTGCTTCTCCATTTCTAGTTGACGTCGCACCAGCAAGGACTGTCCAACTTTCATAAATGTACCACGCATTCTTACAAAAGTCattattaaaatatgtatacctaTCAGGTGAATGCAGATTTGCATTAAAATCCTTATTCCAAGGCTCgtagaaaaataattatcatCCGAAAACGATCGGTTAGATATGTTACTACTTAAGAAATAGTTTGACGTTTCGTCATTTTTATGGATCAACGCACTTTCCCCCAATACTGAGGTTGTATTGTTTATACCTTTGGAAATTAAGTCGTTCGATGAAGCATTTATAGTGGAATTAACATTAGCTATCGTTGATATTATACTAGAATTCAAGTTTTTGAAAACATTTGCATCATTCAAAACTCCAGACAATCTATCCATCATAGTCTCATAGTTGGATGACCTCAGTCCAAATGCAGATAACAGTTTTGATTCCTGAGAATATGGTACGGGTATCACACTTTCTGTTGTATATTCGTTGTCATTGTGCATCATGTTTAAAAGTTGACTGTCATTGAAATATCTCAACGAAGAGTATGCAGCTGCTGATATTTTGGTATAATCTAGCACTGTATCGTTTCCTGTAGAATTATTTGATAAACTATGTTCACTAAAAAACTTTTCTCTCGCAGTTTTTGTACCATATAGGTAGGCAgtcaaaaattcaaatagaaagGAATAGACTGTTGATATCCCCACACAAACATACAGTGGCATTGGCAACACAGTGTAaatcaataataaaatttcagaaCATAGTGCAAAATGCCCAACTAGAGTTAAGCCATCTATGTAGGGTGGTACTATTGCGAGAAAAAGTAAGGACAGAATGCAAAGCATAGATGCAATTGCTAATGAAATTGGTAGTAGATAGGTTTTGTAATAATCTGTATGTGTTAAATACAAAACCATTGATACCATTGCTCCGACAGTTATGAAAACTGCTGCTATAGCTGGCCATGTTGTGGTATTATTTTCTGTTCCAATTATAACAAAATATGCCAACCATGATAGAGAAATCAATAATATATATGTTAGGGCAtatctaaaataataaaaattaatataatatctaaaacataaattaaataaatattatttatttttttattattaccggAATCTTAATCTAATTTGTGGAAAGGCACTTCTTTTAAATTGTTCTTCAAGTATTTCTGAATCAAATTTAGGATTCCACCAAGATCTTGGTGCTGCACGTTCAAATGGTACTGGAAGGCTAATTCCACAACATCCGAGCCCTTGACCGCTATGTGCCAAATAGGTTTGTATATATGGTGCTAAAGATATATGAATTTCATCTGCTCCATCTTCACTGTTATCCTTAGCTCTTGTAAAACTAACGGATGAGCTTCGCTTTCGATTTGAAGGAGGAGtcatatttaattttcaaataatactaaaattaaaaattacttaAGTTTATATCGATTCTACAGTGAAGCAAGAGTAGATATAAATGTTTTATATAgtaatataaaaaagaaaataaaaataaattatacaaaggtatattctacaaaaattattttgatgcACTTAATGCAAAATAATAATATCAAATAATGATACTATTAATAAGTGTTACAATCACTTTGGAATTATTATTTCTCATTTATATTTTACagaaaaagtaaaaattataatcgATACACAACTTATCCAATTATTAAGAGAGTGGTTATTGAACACTAATTTAAAAATGACAGCAAGTTTCTTAGCTTAATCTGCAAAGCATAATACTGCGATAAAAACAAAATATGCAGTTGAACACTATAATTTATTAGTAAAGGAAACTTCTAATTAATTAATTCACCTCGATCACTGGCGAAATCGCCACAAAACTAAGAAAATCATCCTCCCTGCTGACATCGGAGATTCTTCATGCAATCAGCTTGCTCCGAAAAATGTCATTTTGATTTCTGTCCTGTTTGCGTAGCGTTTCCAAAGTTTGCGAGGGAAAAATACTGTCTCGTACACAAAAACTTAGACCGAGTTCGTTGTGATGCGTTtacaattatatattattaaaaatgatcaTTCGGACGTTTCGAATTTTCTTTCCTATAATGCACCATAACCATAGCCATCTTGCATCTGTCGATGACAGCGCCCAGGAATAGAAAGTTCATACGTTAAAATTAGAGGGCCTCAATCAGAGGGGCGCGAACTTCGTTCTTAACTGCGATTGGTTAACAATTGTCGAGTGAAGTGAGTCAAGAATTTACTGCAGTACCACCATAAGGTACTAAACAATTAGATtcatttttttacaaatttagcTTACTTGTGGTAGAGCTGTAGTCTGAagtgatataaataaataagtaaacaaAGTATGCAACTATGAATTTGGAAATCATTTTCTCGTATGTACGGTAATAAATGTTGAAAACGTAATCatgtagatttacattatatattcctaatattttgttgaaacggCTAAAACTAGTAATATAAATGATATTGCAGTATTTGTTGCACTTCGAGTTAAAGTCCCGAACTACTTTAACCTTCCCTTAGTCGTGCAAATGAGTTCACCATAACATATTACGTTATGAGTAACGTGTTATGCTACGCTGTGGCACGCGGCACGT
This region includes:
- the Ac13e gene encoding adenylyl cyclase 13E isoform X2 — encoded protein: MTPPSNRKRSSSVSFTRAKDNSEDGADEIHISLAPYIQTYLAHSGQGLGCCGISLPVPFERAAPRSWWNPKFDSEILEEQFKRSAFPQIRLRFRYALTYILLISLSWLAYFVIIGTENNTTTWPAIAAVFITVGAMVSMVLYLTHTDYYKTYLLPISLAIASMLCILSLLFLAIVPPYIDGLTLVGHFALCSEILLLIYTVLPMPLYVCVGISTVYSFLFEFLTAYLYGTKTAREKFFSEHSLSNNSTGNDTVLDYTKISAAAYSSLRYFNDSQLLNMMHNDNEYTTESVIPVPYSQESKLLSAFGLRSSNYETMMDRLSGVLNDANVFKNLNSSIISTIANVNSTINASSNDLISKGIHILIMTFVRMRGTFMKVGQSLLVRRQLEMEKQLKEKMIHSVMPPKVADWLMEESEREREREDSLKKGSIPSNNTDIRSLFRPFNMHSMDNVSILFADIVGFTRMSSNKTAEELVGILNDLFERFDDLCEHHGCEKISTLGDCYYCVSGCPEPRSDHAKCCIEMGLAMIEAIKQFDIERREGVNMRVGVHTGTVLCGIVGTKRFKFDVWSNDVTLANKLESTGKPGRVHLSENTLSFLNDQYITEEGDLINGIKTYFIKGRKSDFANQFIANITSPKSISPLMQSRHRLASCNSQSKSKYHYLHMVTNASNYRMKANSLPSILDSENGDTDTADGKENVNKSPISVASYGKKKLRNKPWKYLQRQRTTEEMTPLEMEQAKAIIIERSKTEFQSFEDRNGFRQNTSQNDIEMDPNPIPSSPLLSGQEPLSRASSMCSRKDSGIRSNSRRSSIQQQLFLMNGMAQGDLLAHRVSGYYTSSSTLNSIHEPSSSIPPYPFPPAVTDTFGACFHKLRKQSDLQLIRCVQDNVSSQRSYFVKPPLSSVTLFFKNKEMEKEYRENAHKVSECISGNPPTLATSRFNTYFDILISALVYTAVTVSLFLLCEPTLYYIIFSVCAITIQIIAVSLCVRQLLYPNMVHATFIQQVFKFFSQWYPWHTCGAILVGLPITSILFNYSCSNLHNLKNFEYYYGYLILVGLVHFCNFTQLNCWMKNFLVTFMGVLFLCLVMNHTSYNQEHLGNQLANNSIHYPRSLINQRGTDLITNRSNESAAKQMFNDTTTYALTFATKAILTRQREAEIRYNERLYSSEIFLDMILLLLLVWFLNREFEISYRLSFHGNAVAARDKSRVQSMKNQADWLLHNIIPKYVADQLKTTAKYSQNHKAVGIIFASIVNFNELYDESYLGGKEYLRVLNELIGDFDELLEKSEFSNVEKIKTIGSTFMAASGLNPQVRQQSEHKQAHLFQLIDFAMAMHKVIYDFNRDLLGFKLILRIGFNYGDVTAGVIGATKLYYDIWGDAVNIASRMDSTGVAGRIQVAKNVLDVLSERYEFEPRGQVYVKGKDNMDVFLLVGKKDDIDTTTTCT
- the Ac13e gene encoding adenylyl cyclase 13E isoform X1, which produces MTPPSNRKRSSSVSFTRAKDNSEDGADEIHISLAPYIQTYLAHSGQGLGCCGISLPVPFERAAPRSWWNPKFDSEILEEQFKRSAFPQIRLRFRYALTYILLISLSWLAYFVIIGTENNTTTWPAIAAVFITVGAMVSMVLYLTHTDYYKTYLLPISLAIASMLCILSLLFLAIVPPYIDGLTLVGHFALCSEILLLIYTVLPMPLYVCVGISTVYSFLFEFLTAYLYGTKTAREKFFSEHSLSNNSTGNDTVLDYTKISAAAYSSLRYFNDSQLLNMMHNDNEYTTESVIPVPYSQESKLLSAFGLRSSNYETMMDRLSGVLNDANVFKNLNSSIISTIANVNSTINASSNDLISKGINNTTSVLGESALIHKNDETSNYFLSSNISNRSFSDDNYFSTSLGIRILMQICIHLIGIHILIMTFVRMRGTFMKVGQSLLVRRQLEMEKQLKEKMIHSVMPPKVADWLMEESEREREREDSLKKGSIPSNNTDIRSLFRPFNMHSMDNVSILFADIVGFTRMSSNKTAEELVGILNDLFERFDDLCEHHGCEKISTLGDCYYCVSGCPEPRSDHAKCCIEMGLAMIEAIKQFDIERREGVNMRVGVHTGTVLCGIVGTKRFKFDVWSNDVTLANKLESTGKPGRVHLSENTLSFLNDQYITEEGDLINGIKTYFIKGRKSDFANQFIANITSPKSISPLMQSRHRLASCNSQSKSKYHYLHMVTNASNYRMKANSLPSILDSENGDTDTADGKENVNKSPISVASYGKKKLRNKPWKYLQRQRTTEEMTPLEMEQAKAIIIERSKTEFQSFEDRNGFRQNTSQNDIEMDPNPIPSSPLLSGQEPLSRASSMCSRKDSGIRSNSRRSSIQQQLFLMNGMAQGDLLAHRVSGYYTSSSTLNSIHEPSSSIPPYPFPPAVTDTFGACFHKLRKQSDLQLIRCVQDNVSSQRSYFVKPPLSSVTLFFKNKEMEKEYRENAHKVSECISGNPPTLATSRFNTYFDILISALVYTAVTVSLFLLCEPTLYYIIFSVCAITIQIIAVSLCVRQLLYPNMVHATFIQQVFKFFSQWYPWHTCGAILVGLPITSILFNYSCSNLHNLKNFEYYYGYLILVGLVHFCNFTQLNCWMKNFLVTFMGVLFLCLVMNHTSYNQEHLGNQLANNSIHYPRSLINQRGTDLITNRSNESAAKQMFNDTTTYALTFATKAILTRQREAEIRYNERLYSSEIFLDMILLLLLVWFLNREFEISYRLSFHGNAVAARDKSRVQSMKNQADWLLHNIIPKYVADQLKTTAKYSQNHKAVGIIFASIVNFNELYDESYLGGKEYLRVLNELIGDFDELLEKSEFSNVEKIKTIGSTFMAASGLNPQVRQQSEHKQAHLFQLIDFAMAMHKVIYDFNRDLLGFKLILRIGFNYGDVTAGVIGATKLYYDIWGDAVNIASRMDSTGVAGRIQVAKNVLDVLSERYEFEPRGQVYVKGKDNMDVFLLVGKKDDIDTTTTCT